The genomic window TAAACATgcttacaataataataatttaaaaaaacccTGCTTGACACGTTCTGGAGGTGCTTCCTATATCTTATCagatcttccatccatccatccattgctTGTGGAACGAAGGTGTGATATgtaaagtcacacacacacacacacacacaagtaggTAACAGTTCTGGTCTGCTTGATGCTGCTTGGGGCTCGCCTTGCTCCCAGCAATGAGCAAACTTTACATTAAACCAGAAAATTTGCATCTGGAAAACAGAATTTTCTCAAGCAGTTTGTTTTGTCGCTCGGCTGATATTTCATTTCTAGACGCAGTCCACGGTGTATATAATCACCCAGCATGTCATGATATGGAAAGCTTTATTGGGTTGGGCTGATGAATGGAATATGGATTACAGgctttcattgatttaaagGGGACTTGGCAGACATCTGTCACTGGCTGGCATGTATACCCTCGCAGAGATCAACTTCATTCCTCTATGAGAGGTCAATGTACAACACCATAGTTTGAATCGTCGGCTCCACGACTGAGGCTGGGTTTGCTAAACGTTTTCAGAAGAAGTTGCAGCTATAGAACTgtaaagaggaaggaagaaagcATGAGCCTCTTTAATTGGCAGCGGTATCAGGCAGCGCTGCACACAGGAACAAGCAGCCGGTGTCCAATTAGAGTCGGCTGGCAGTAACTTGTCCATGTTCATGGTGTGCAGCCCCCTGATTAGTCTTCACTGCTGGCAAATTAAATACAGTGCAGAGCgttgcctgcctgcctgcctgcacaAGGGTCTGTAATCCTCAACCAGCCATGACGGCCTTTTATCAGCTGCAGAGGGCTGAAGCAAGCCACCATTAAAGCAGCAAAAGAACACGAGGTGTGCACTGTGTGTGCGTTATAATGCACCATCTCTATTCAGCACTGCTGGAGGAATAGGTGCACCTTGCATCACTTCATAGGATTGCATGACTCACCTCTATCTGCAGCTTAAGTCCCAAAGAAGTTAAGGTAAGTAAACGATGCAGgaataaccacacacacacacacacacacacacacacacacacacacacacaagtgttaTCAcatcctgttgccatggtggCGTCATGGCAGCGTGCATGTGCATCAGTGGAATGTGGCTGACTCATCCCATCAAAACATCTGGCTTATAGAAGCTTCTGCAAGTACAGAATCTGCAGCTTGAACCACTGGAGGATGTCTCAGCTCACAGCTTTAAAAGACGAGTTTTAAAAGCTTGGCAATCAGTAGCAACCATCTGTTAGCCCTTTTCTctagaaatcccccccccaggagaagGTCATCCTCCCCGCGGAGGATGCTAGACTTGACTGGTGATGTGCAGGGGGGATGCTGCGCTGAACGACACCACTTGGGTTCTACACCGAGGCAGCAAAGATGACAGCTTGTCCTGTCAAGACGCCGTACAGAAGGGACATGAGGCTCCGATGCAATTATGACCAGGATGCCAGCACACCAGtgtgacatgtgtgtgtgtgtgtgtgtgtgggggggggggggggggggggggtcgatctATGGGCAGCCCATCAAGCAATCATATTAGATTTAAAAGTCTGACACTAAATCACTTAAACATTTGTTGTGTATGTTTCTGGTGTCAATCAGTGTAATCCTTAGTTATTTACTGATTACAAACTCTGGTTagcgtatttatttatttgtgccacCAGGATGTTAGCTGAGATCGTATGCGAGTGTGAATCTGGAAAAGGAAGAGCATTAAAATACTTTATTGCAGCAGCATTGCAAAGATAAGATTTACAGTGACATTCTATTTCAGACACATTCACAAAGCCATTTTTTTGTGAATAagttttttcctttaaaaaaaacactataaGGCGTATTATTACTCATCACTACTTCTAGTTCAGGCAAAAACTTTGCTTTAAGTTTAAGTGAACAAAACACatgaattaaatatgaatgtaaaAGTTACGCTTATAGTTCTGGAGGCTGTTTACAGTCCTGCTACAATGCAACGAGGGGCAAAGGGAGttcaccaggtgtgtgtgtgtgtgtggggggggggggggggatcagtgcTGGGTCTAATacaagacagacaggcagcgcTTCCATAAGAATATCTAATTAAAATGCACCAACTGTACAGAAACTATTAGCATATCTGCAGGGTaatccgcacacacacacacacacacacacgcacgcacacacacacacacacacacacacgcacagcattaCATGATGGAGCAGGTGAAGCCACAGCAGTCTTTCAGCAGTGTCAGTCCGGTTTGAGTGATGAACGGCGCCGACTTGTGCTGGGATCTGGACGGCAGCTTCCGATCTCGCAAAGCACCTGAATGAAAAGAAGGCAAGAGAGTTGACGTTTATTCAGATGGAGAACGTCCACAGCGTAAAGGAAGGCTAACGAATACGCCTCCTTCCGTCTTGCGGGGAATGAGAGGCCACGCTCGTGTCTCTATGCCAACTCTGAAAGTTTGACTGTGGCTTCGTCAAACGGTAACAAAATGTAccttccagcagcagctcgatAATTAACGCGCCAGTTTGCTTTTTAGAAAACACTCTGTAAAGTGACACTTGGTCGGATTTGAAAAATACACAACCGTCAAGACGTCTAAGCGTCGGCTGACAGATATGAAAAACAGAAACTCCACAGATTCCACCCgtttacaaaatgcattttcaatgAGGATTGTTCGGCAGCCTCGTGGTTCCACTCACCGCTCGCCGTCAACGCCTTGGGAAATTTGGACTGCAAGAAGGCTGCCATCtctccgtcttcctctctctccctgggAAGGAGAACATTaccttgcttttattttatttgaatatgcATTATGCTGAATGTTACAGAGCGACCTGACCAATCGCCAGGAGAGGAGATTTAATGAAGTCTCTTGCATGTTTGCAATCTTTCTGAGGCCACTCGGAATGTTAGTGATTTAACACCTCAAGCAAAAGAActgagtggtgtgtgtgtgtgtgtgctggatcAATAGCTTCAGAAGGTTTTTGTACAAAATCCAgccctttacacacacacacacacagttgtgcTTTTACCTCAACCATGGGCATTTTCAGATGATTATACTTTGCAGCCATTTTCCCCCAAAATGCTGTGTTTTCAGGCTCATAAAATACATCCACAATTCAATAATAATCCTTTTCAGGCTCGGGCCGCCGTCGTCGTCTGCTGGCTCTGCATGAGAGGAAAATCAAACCTCGATTTAATAATCTCACCGCAGCCTTTCAAACTCCACGTCATCCACGAGGAAATCTCTGGTCTCCACCAGCTTGctgatctgctgcagcagctcgtcctccctcttcctgtcctccccAGACTTGTCCTTTTCTGCTCACAACAAAGAACTCAATCGTTACTGGATTGGGATTACAAatgagcataaaaaaaaaaacttcagtaCAAGGAAGTTGAACATTCTAAAGAATCGGCCATCtaaattcagattttattcTGTAAGGCCACGAGGAGCACCGTCTCCTTATTCACCGGACCTGGCAATCTAATTTAGATTTTAGTATTTTATCATCAGGACAAGAAACAAAAATGACTTTAATAAATGAATTTAGCCTGAGCAGGCAGCAAGTTTTAACAGAAAAAAGAACCTAACAATTACttaaacctaaccctaaccccacaAAAAATCATCCAGATCCTGTTCACGATCCGGACCGGAAGATGAAAGATTTATTCATAACTTATTTTGATTTGTCTTCTTGTTGTTGCACATGACACTGGGAAACTTTTAAAACAAAGGTCCTCTTATACTAAGAATCCATTCAtgcctgcaaaacaaacaaacaagcaagcaaacaacaTAACGTTTTCCAACTCTCTCTAGTGAAGGCGCTATACCTAAAATGATGCTATTGGTTACTAAGCACTTGAGATTATTAGTCATTTAGTTCCCATGGCAACCTCCTCCTATATCAGCGCTGTCACGTCAAATTTAAGCATGAGCGGCACATACGAGGCCCAGCCTCAGCGTCCGCAGGTTGAATCAAAcgtggcggaggaggagagcgggCTGCTTTTCATTCTACCTGGAACCGAGACGAGTTTCTGCAGCTCCGTCTTCAGCCTCGTCATTTCCTTGCAGAGCTGAATGTCGTCCATCCTGAGAGGACACAGCGAAGACGCAATTAACTTCTCGCATGCGAAGCTGACACCTCAAAGAGCTTCACAAAGACCATCCATTCGCaggtgtccacacacacacacacgcacacacgcacacacacacacacggctggcAGGGGGCGCGCGTTGATGGGAACATCACAGCACACTATGTCTGTCACACAACAATGGGAACGGCCATCAGGAGCGATTTGTTGTTCAGCGTCGTCACCAAGGACACTCTGACACGGAACCAGAGTCGGGAATCGAACCGCTGGCCCCCAAATTAGTGGAgtgcaaaaaaaagcaaaagaaaagaatcatCGGGAACTGAaaagcacacagaaacacacgtcTCTCGCATCCCCCGCTCAATGCAGGCATCAGCGTGAGATAGTGCACGAGAACAACGGCGGACTGGGGTTCAGGATTGGATGATCgtatagattttattttcagagaTAACACCAGTATTTTGTCCTCTGTGAATGAATAAGGCCCGACAGTATCAGATCTCATTTCACCATCTGACTCtttgtgtatgtgtctgtgtgtatgtgtgtgcacgtgagcGTGTCATTGCATCTCTGGGCTGCTGTTACAGAGACGACGAGAAGTGGAAACTAATATTTACTTGGCTGgtgtgataaaaaaacaaaaacagttttcatTGCAGGATGACTCACACGCTGCCACACAGGAGCACCGGTTCACTCCTCATTTCCGTCTGACGAGGAGCGAACAGCAGAGGGGCAACattcaaaatgacaaatcaaAGTGTCTCCAGGGCTGAGGGTGACGCGGCTCGAGAACTGGACGCTGATggtggacggacagatggacaagTAATACCGTCCTCATTGCTGAAACAGCCGAAGACATGAATCCAAGTACGATGAACGCTTAGTGTTAGAAAATgcctccattttaagtaaatgggaaaatctggagtGTTTTCTAAGCAGATATATGTAATGGGATCTGTTAGACTAAGACTCATCCAGGCACGATATGGGAGGAGCCTCTCAGGCCGCATGGCGCCGCGGCGTGTCAGCATGCAGTCGGACCCTGGTGTGGTTTGCAGATCTTACATGTATCTCAGCTCGGATTCTCTCCGCACCAGGACGTCTCTAATCCGCTCGATTTTGCAAAGCTCTCCTTCAATGTCCTCGATCGTAATCGAGGAGTCGGCCATTGAAATGACGTCCTCCGCTAGAAGacaggaaagacaaaaaaaaacgagtctgtttgtgtctggatttttgttttatggtttatttaattgataaattaatcaatcaaaaactaataatgaatgaataaaaaggaACAAATATATTGAGAACATTTGAAAGCAATGGAGCCCGAGTCGAAGATTTCAGGTGAAAGCGAGGCTGAATTCATCTTACTAGAAGCAGCATATGTATAATGAGCATAAGAAAATATGCGTTAAACTCTCCCTGATGGTCGATCGGATCCTATATAAGCAGTAAAATATTCCCCACCCGCCTCGCTGGGAGCGATGAGTCATCCGGCACAGCTCCAAGAGTCTTTTAATTACCCGACCtggtgtgaaaacacacactgaaatcaCCAGGGATAAGAtaaacgtgtgtctgtgtgtgttctcagggAGGAAACAAAGTCCGCTTTGGTTTAAATACACGAGACGTCTCCTGACTACGACGCGGTTCACTGCCGGGCACACAAATTAACTTAAAGCTTTCACATTTCCCTCCCTGGAAGTTTTACTTTCAACTGCCGTGCAGTAAACATTCAGCTCATCGAAACAGTTTGATCGATGAAACAATCATTTGTGACTATTCTGATAATCAATCAATTGGAATAATCAGAAGGGCCACCCCTTCAGGATCCAGAATCCTATCTGCGGCCCTGCTGACAGCGAAGTTCACCCTGATCCCACTGATGCTCACTTCTGATGACGTCACATAATGACGCCTGCCTAATCAGGCGTGGGTTCAGTTCAGTTAACGCGCAACAGCTTCCCACACTCACCGGGTTTCTCCGCCTGCTTGGGGCACTTCCCCTCGTTTTCCATCTTCTGAAACGCTCCTCTTCTCAGATCTCTCTGAGGTATCTTCTGAGTCGATGCAACACCGGCGGCAGGTGTGGAGGAATATAACGGGAGGGAGTCGGTGCTGGATGTCAGCGCGGAGCGGGCTGAAAGGCGCAGGGCTCCGCTCCggggcgccccctgctggcggaCGGGAGTATCGAGTGGTGAACTCCAAACACTCACCCAAACCCACTCGCAGTATTCCGGTCTGCAGCAGGTTTTAAAGACGTGCACGTACCAACGACGAACCTGCAGGTGCATCGTGGAATCCGGGAGACACTACCCTGCGTGCAGAACGCTGCAGAACGCTGCAGAGCGCTGCAGAACGCTGCAGAACGCTGCAGAACGCTGCAGAACGCTGCAGAGCGCTGCAGAACGCTGCAGAACGGGCCAGACGTCCACTCGGGTTCAAATGCAGATCAAACAAACATTCCCTGACATTCACAAGCATCGGATCACACCTGCACATCCCAAAGTATTACAGCTGCGGTCgtttaatgaattattttttatagcaGGAAGACAGCAGCAGATAAACACAACGCGTTCAGCCACGCCTTTGTGTACACGTTGTGCGATAACACGCACACGCCGGCGGCTTCAGTGATTCTACTGTCATGACGCTCGGCGTCGTAAATGTGTGAAGGCTCAGGCGGCCCGGAGATGAAGTCCATCTTTGAACCTTCGGCCCAGACTGATGGAACGCCAAGGCGGATGATGGGGACGCCGCCACAACGCGGCCCGATCACGCGAAGGCGCACCAAGATTTAAATCCAACAGTCTGATAAAGGCCGATGTGAGAGATCGTCTGGGTTTCCGTGCCGACAGAcgtttattattatcatcacgTCGCTCTCACTGTGGCGCTCGGCTGCTTGTCCTCCTCCCatagtagttgttgttgttgttgttgcttttgtcgACCTCCATCGCTTTGTCGAGCCAGTCTCGCTCCTGCTCGGACTCCGAGTCGCTGGCT from Brachionichthys hirsutus isolate HB-005 chromosome 16, CSIRO-AGI_Bhir_v1, whole genome shotgun sequence includes these protein-coding regions:
- the zgc:171844 gene encoding bMERB domain-containing protein 1, with the protein product MHLQVRRWYVHVFKTCCRPEYCEWVWGAPRSGALRLSARSALTSSTDSLPLYSSTPAAGVASTQKIPQRDLRRGAFQKMENEGKCPKQAEKPAEDVISMADSSITIEDIEGELCKIERIRDVLVRRESELRYMMDDIQLCKEMTRLKTELQKLVSVPEKDKSGEDRKREDELLQQISKLVETRDFLVDDVEFERLREREEDGEMAAFLQSKFPKALTASGALRDRKLPSRSQHKSAPFITQTGLTLLKDCCGFTCSIM